In Candidatus Contubernalis alkalaceticus, the genomic window TTGGTTGATTTTCTCCCAAAGGTGGGAAAAGCAGAAATGGTATTAACTGACCATTACAGTGGGCTCAAATCTTACGATATTGTTAATAATCAGAGCAGCAGCCAGGAGGCAGAGGATCCTTTAGAAGTTATAAAGGTGACAGAAGAAGTTTCATTGGCCAATATGAGAAGTTATATTACCGCCAAGATTCGTATATTGGGCTGGATTTATTATCTTGTATATAAAAAATGGTATAATCAAAGGGACAGCGAATTTCTTGATTTCACGGAATATTTTTCTTATGAAACAGAGAACATAGAAAAACAATAGGCAAGTGTTACATGTTTTTGGGTGGGTAAATAGTTTTTGTAATTTTGCTCCAGAGGCTGCTTTTTTTAGAAGTGGTCTCTTTTAATTTTAGGATATCTTCTTTTAATTTTTCATTTATGTTCTTCTCATTTTGCAATTCATTTTCTAAGCAGGTATTATGATCTTTATATTTCTCCAATTGTAATTTATAGTTTTTGATTTCTTCAGTAAGAGATAAAATTTTTTGGTCATATGTTTCTTTTTCCTGTTTATATCTGATTTTTTCATTCTTAAGCTGTTCATTAATTCCCTTAAGGGTATCTTTTAATTGTTTTTTTAGTTTATCCAGGTCTTTTTCCCGGGAGGATATTGCCTGGTTTAGTTCTCTGACTTTTTCTCCCGCATATTTATAAAAAGTGTTGTATTGCTGCTGCCTTTTATTCAAGATATTTTCCATTTGGGACCTTTCTTTCCAAAGATTGGAGGCATGTTTAACCAGGTGGTCTGAATATCCTTCAAGTTTTAAAAAGGCATCTTCCAGGATATCCGCATCAATCTCAGGTTCAGGCAATTTTTGTTCTTTTATGGGCTGTAGATTTTGGATATCTTTTTTTTGAGTAGGAGAGAGGGAAGTTATTTCAGGTTCCTTCTTCTGTATGTAGGTTCCGGGTATTTTGGGAATAAGCTTACCGGGCGGGTATTCATCTGCCAAAAGCCATTGACATTTTTCTCTATTGGCTGTCCGGGGGTTTTGGGAATATCTAATAACATAGCTGTTTTTAAATGTGTAGCTTTCCGGTGTAGTCCAATTTACTCCTTTATCCCGGGAGCTGCGATAAAAAACGGTATTTTCCTGTTTCCAATAAGCAGTTAAGCCGGTATTATTTAATAAGACTACCGGCAGAGGAGGTGATTTTAATTTTGATAATCCTAAGGTTTTTGGTTCTCCCCACCCTCCTTCAGGCCACCCTCCCGAACATCTTTTTCGGTATATAAGTTTATATTCTGAATCTTGATAATTAATCCAAAAGGAATGTAGATCATTTTGTTCATCTTCCAGGACCAGGGGGAAAAAATGGTTTTCATCTTTGGTTGAAATTATAGTTGGGTTGTTCCATAAATCAGTGGTAGGGTTCAGGTTTCTGTAATAAAGAACATAGCAGCCCTCTCGGAAGCGTCTTTGAATCATATGGACTCTGTTTTGTTGTCCGGCAGAAAGTATTGCATAGTTATGGAATAAGCCAGAGCCCTCCTCCAGGATTTTTCCTGTTTCCCATAAGTCACCTCTCATGATGTGATGAATCAGCCTCCAACGGCTGCCGGAGGGGTCCAGGGTTAAATAACAAAGATGAAGGGCATTCTCAGTAGATAATAAGCAAAAAAAACCTGCTTTTTGACCATCTTTCTCTCTGGATATGATCTTTTTTTCCCATCTACGGTCTTTTTGTTTAAGGTACATAATATTTTGATCCTTATCTCTATAAATAATATGAATTGCATTTTGAGTGTCTATGGCTGCTGCGTAACTCTGTACCGTTTCATGAAGAGCAATTTTTTCCTTTGACCAGCTGCTGCCCTGGTCGGAGGAAAATAAGTAGTTTAAGGTTTTATCTGTAGGATAAATAAACCAGTAACGAAGGTTATTTTCATTTAATATACTTGGAGAGAGATGTAAATATTTTTCATCCACTTCCACAAAATCCACCTCCTGTTGAAGTATTAATAATTTATATGCTTGGAAACAATCATGGATACGAAAAAATATGATTATTTTTTTCCCCGGGTTAGATTGCACACCTTCTTATACATATGCATATAATGTTGTAAAAATAAGCCCAAATCCCTTCAGCAACGAAGGTATTAGGTGATAAGAAAGGAAGGAGGTTTTTTTATATGGATGGTTGTGGCGGAAAAGGTAGTGAATTTCAATTTAGTCAGGTTAATGATAACGGCATAAGACCGGGACCCTGTGATCCTTACGAAGGTTGTCCCCCTCCCACAGAAATTGAATGTATAATGGTTGACAAAGTTTATGAAGAGTGCAAGGTTACCCAAGTAAACACCGTAGATACAGACCTTACAGCAATTGCCGTGGGTGAGATTACCGATGTAACATGTGTGCGGGCCGAACTGTTTGTTGATGAGGATCATCCCCTTGTCTGTGAAAAGCTGCCCTGCAGCAGGGTGCGATCAGCTTTTTATTACAGGTTCATATTTAGATGGACAGATGATGCGGGGGTTCATACTTTCACCAGTGACCCTATCCTGGTAGAGAAAATTGCCCGGATGAACCGGGCCAATGAACCGAGGTTGGATGTTCGGTGTGAAATCTTTGTTGACTGCATCGAATGTTTTCTTATCAATCACACGGTGGTGCGCTGCTGCATTGGCAATCTGATAGTTTTCAAACTATTTGCAAATGTGCAGCTGTTGGTGCCGGCTTATGGTTTCTGTCCCGAGCCCCCAGACTGCAGGAAGGTTGTTCCTGATGCATGCCCAACACCTTCTGATTGGCTGGATACGATTATTTGGCCTCCCTTTTATCCTGAACAGGATAGGTAGCCAGAATTAATTTTTACTGGATGGATAAGAACATATCAGTATGAATATGAACATAATTAAAGCCAGTGCCTTCACTGGCTTTCTTTATGTCCCAAAAAAAAGTTTTATATAAATAATAGCTTTACCGATTATGCAAAAAAAGTTAAATTGTTCAATAATATTTTTCATATGATATTGCAATTTAATTAAACAGCAGGGTTATGTCGATATAACCCATGAGTAACAAGGCAATTATAAGAGCGGGTATGTGCATGAGATAAATTGCCAGGGAGTTTCTTCCTATAAAACAAAGACATTTTACAGGAAAAATTTTTGATAAATCAGGTATGGGATATTTACGTACGCTTTTTGGGTAATACGTATTGCCTAAAGCGATTCCCGTTAAAAAAATGCCAAACCAGGGGAATAGGGGGAAATAATCTATGCTGTGGAATCCTGCAGGCCTCAGCCCTAACCATAAAAGCCAGGGGGTTTGTAGAATTAGTTGTGAAATGGGAAGGCTGAGCAGGATGATAGCTATCCCCAGTAACAGATTAAGGGCGGGACTAAAAGATAAAAAAGGATATGAGATTATTAGGGAGAGCCCAATAAAGTGAAGAATTCCAAAAACGACGAACCCTTCTTTTAAGGCAAACCAGGTAATAAAGGTAATTATTAATCCCCAGGAAAAAATTTTCAATCCTCTTTTCAAAATTTTTATTAGAGGGGGGGATGCAGAAATTTTAGTACTGAGAGTAAGGGATATCCCGGCCAGAAGGATAAACATTGATGCTGCCGACCGGGAGAAATAGAGCCAAAAACCGGTTCCTAAAGGGTAATTATAGTTGTTCCCCAGGAGGTTTAATATATGAAGAATGTGAACGATTATCATTAGAATGATGGCTGAGCCCCGCAGAAAATCCAGTTCATAAAAACGTTTCATACTAATATTGTTGAATTTTTTCATAGGCTGTTATCCCTTGGAGTCTTCTAATCCTCTTAAAAATGCCATAATACCGTCTCCCAGGGAGTTAGCATTATATCCACCTTCAAGGGCGGCAAAGAGACGACCCTGGGAATTTTTTCGTGCATAATTTCCCAGCATAAATCCCATGGTGTGGTAATCCTCGGTATACAACATATGCCCCCAGTCGGAGTAATGACGGTCAAAACCAGCGGAAACTGCCACCACATCTGCTGCGGATGTTTTGTCCAGGTATGCCTGCAGGTTGTCCACGAAGGAGGTTCTGTTTTCTCCCTTAACATGGTAATAGTTTACTTTTTCATTCTCAGCAAAAGTATTGCTGGTGCCATCACCAAAATGCAGGTCAAAGTCTACAATTAGAGCGGAATTAATTTTTTCCTCAGTCAGCAGTTTTAAAACAGCGATAGCAATATTGTTAAAATAACAAAAACCCCAGCAGGAATCAGGACTGGCATGGTGTCCGGGGGGTCTGCACAGGGCAAACGAATAATCACCCTCCATGGCAATCTCTGAAGCCTTAATTGTTGATCCAACAGCCAGAAGAGCAGTTTTATATACGTATTCTTCGTATTTTACATCCTCCAGATGGTTTTGGGTATGAACCAGCAAAACATCCTCATCCAGGCAGGGCTTTGGTGTAATCAGGGTATGATGTTCTTTGACTGCTTTCAGGGTGGGATCCAGGCGTCCATAGGCTGCTGCAGGATCCCTGGTGTATGTGTTTAAAAAACTATCATGAAAAACAACTTTCATTATTTCGGTACTGTGTACCTTCCCCCTTTCATGAATAAAAAAGATTTTTACCTGTTGTTACATTTATAACCTTAAGGCTTACCACCGTTACCCCACTATTACCTTCCCAGGAGTCTTCTAACCCTATCTTCAATAGGTGGATGAGTGCTGAACAGGTTTGCCATGGAAGCCCGGTTACCGGATAGAGGGTTAATAATAAACATGTGTGAAGCTGCTTCATTCACCGGATAAGGCCGGTGTTGTGCACCGCTTTGCAGCCTTAAAAGAGCGTTGGCCAGATTTTCCGGTCTGCCGGTAATTTTAGCTGCCGTGGCATCGGCATGATATTCCATAGAGCGGGATATGGCCATACGGATGAGCAGAGCTGCAATAGGGGCTAAAACTATGGCTACCAATTGTAAAACTACAGCAGCACCTCCCCCCTGCCTTCTGCGACCACCTCCCAGCATGTTCTGCCACATGCCCATACGGGCTATTATAGTCAGGGCACCAGCCATTACCGCAGCAATTGAACTTATTAAAATATCTCGATTTTTAATGTGGGCCAATTCATGAGCCAGGACTCCTTCAATCTCATCTCTGCTTAACAGCCTTCTCAATCCATCAGTTACAGAAATAACAGCATTGTTAGGGTTTCTGCCCGTTGCAAAAGCATTAGGTTGATCTGTAGGCATAGAATAAATACGGGGCATGGGCATATTAGCATCTCGGGAAAGCCGCTTAACCATTTCATAAAGCTCCGGAGCTTCGGATTGTTTTAAGGGTTTGGAGCGGGTCATAGCGATGGCCATGCGGTCACTGAACCAATAGGCCATAAAGTTTAAGGCTACTGCAAGGAAAAAGGCAATATATAAACCCTGTTCTCCCGCTATGGCTCCTCCCAGAACAACAAATACCACAGTGAGTACGGTCATTAAAAAAAAGGTTTTTAGCTGGTTCATTTAATAAACACCTCCAAGAAATAATTTTTTAGTGGTTTTATATTATATTTATAGTGTTATTATTCTATAATATCAAAAAAAATATCTTTTAAGAAGCAATATATAAAAAAATAGACGAGGTAAGACGTGACGGCGCCTATCTTTTTTTTATATTATTATGGTAATGTTTTTACTGTATGGATGACCTCTGTTAAAAAAAGGGTAGGAGAAATAAATACAGGGAGGGTAAAACCTCCCTGTTATATTATTGGGAAACTCGCTCCGATTATTTGATAAAACACCATATTTGAAAGCTTAAAAACCCTTGAAAAGTTAATCGCTTTGAATTTCAATTTGTTTGGGCTTTGCCTCTTCAGCTTTTGGAAGGGTGAGACTGAGGATACCATTTCTATAATTTGCTTCCACCTTATTGGAATCTACCGGGGAGGGCAGTGTAAAGCTGCGGCTGAATTTTCCTCGCACCCTTTCTTTCAGGTAATAGTTAGTTTCTTCAACATTTTTTTCTTCGTTAATTTCTCCGGATATTACCACTTTGTTGTCCATTATAGAAATCTTAATATCCTCTTTTTTAATGCCGGGAAGTTCGGCTGAAATAATAATTTTATCTCCGCTTTCCTCCATGTCAACTGCCGGCCTAAAGTGGAACTTATCATGGTACCCTTCATCAAAAAAGCTGCGGAAAGCATCGCTCAAAAAGCGGTCCATGTCATTTCTCAGTCCCATAAATTCTGTCATGGGACGCCTCCTAATGATGTTTGTCATTTTAGTCACCTCCAAATTATTTTTCTTTTTTGTAGGGGAATAAAAGTTCCGGAGCGATTTCCCTTATTTTGTTAATAACATCATGAGGTTTCTCTCCCTGGCCTTTATTTGTAGTATCTACTGTTATTATTTTTAATATTATTTTAATTCCTGAAAAATTTACTTCCATGTTTTTATGAAGGTAATAAATTACTTGAATTTTCCTTATATCCTGTTCTGAATAAAGCCGGGTATTTCCTTCAGTTCGGTAAGGATGGATGAGTTCTGCTTCTTCATAACTTCTTAAGACCCGTGGAGTAATACCCAGCAGACGGGAGGCAACACTGATGCTGAAAAGAGGTTCTCTATCTCGATTTTTCATTTCTGCCACCATCCCTTTCAAATAAAATTATAAAATATCACCAAACAAATGTCAATATATTAACTAAAAAAATTAAAAAATATAACTAAAATTGGTTAAATTTAATTGAAATTATTAACATATACTGATTTCTCTCTTTGGCAGCAATCAGACTACAGATAGCGAATTAGGTTGCAAAATTTAGAAGCCTGTCTTCAGCCGGGACGCCTAGTTACTGTTCATGGAACATTGATACAAGAACATATGTGTGCTATAATTATAAATAATCGGACTTTATCTTATCATTTCTATTTTTTTATAAAACTTGCGGAAATACTCGGGGTCTTTTGACTCTGCCCGGCTTAATAAAAATTTAAGCCTGCAAAAATTAGTTGTTAATAAACATGAAAGCAGGGTTACTCATGAAGGGGAAAAATAAATTAAGCTTGGTTTTGGGCAGGGCCGGTACCGGAAAAAGTCGGTTTTGCCTGGAGGAAGTACGTCATAAGCTAAAGGAAAATCCAATAGGAGAACCGTTAATTTATATTGTTCCGGATCAGGTGGTTTTTCAATTTGAGCATGCTTTGGCTTCGACACCGGGATTGGAGGGAATAATCAGGGCACAGGTTTTAAGTTTTCGCCGTCTGGCCTGGAAGGTTATGCAGGAGGTGGGAGGAGGCGCTCTCCAATACATAGATGATTTCGGAAAAGGCCTGATGATTAGAAAGATACTGGAAAATCATAAAGAAGATTTAAGGGTGCTAAAGCTGGCCGGGGAAAAAGCAGGAACTATAGCCAAAATGGTTGAGTTTTATAACCAGTTGAAACGATCCAGGGTAACATTACGGCTTTTTGAACAGCATTCCCGGTGCCATGATAAGTTTAAAGACCTGGCATTCATATTTTTGAAATTGGAAAAAAAACTAGCCGGGTTATACCAAGATTCTGAAGATTTTCTGGAACTTCTGGCCTGCAGCCTTAATCATTCCAGTTATCTTTCCAATGCAGAAATTTGGGTAGATGATTTTTACGAATTTACCAATCAGGAATATAAAGTGTTGGAAGGTTTGCTGACAAAAGGCCTGGAGGTTACCGTTACCCTTTGCCTGGACAAGAATTATTCTTCCAAGGAAAAAATTGAGGAACTAAGCCCTTTTTACCCTACCGCCTTAACCTGTCGGAAGTTGAATGAAATGGTTGAAAGGGTGGGGGTTAATGCAAAGGCTATCATTTTAAAATCCGGTCAAATGACTCGTTTCAGCCAACGCCCTCAACTAATGCATTTAGAAAAGAATCTTACCCTAACTTTCCCAAAACCCTACGAAGGAAAAGCAGAGGACTCGGTTGGCATTTTAACTGCTGTAAACCGTCGCTGGGAGATAGAACATATTGCCGGGCAGATGATTATTTTAGCCCGGGATAAAGGGTATCGCTGGCGGGATATGAGTATAATGGCCCCTGACCTGGAGAGTTATAAAGATATTATTTCTACAGTTTTTAGAGAGTATGACATTCCATTTTTCCTGGAACATAAAAGAACTGTACTGCATCACCCCTTGATTGAGTTTGTCCGCTCCGCCCTGGAAGTAGTTTGTTTTAACTGGAATTATGACGCTGTCTTCCGATGTATAAAAACGGAGCTGCTCCTTCCCCCGGAAGAAGAGAGGCTTCAAGGTAAAAATTGGCAGGAGCATATGTGGCAGCTGGAGAATTATGTGCTTGCCTTTGGTATATCTAGTGACCAATGGCAGTCGGATAAGCCCTGGGATTACCTTCAGGGGGGGGCTCTAGAGGAGGAGAAAGAGAAAGTAACTGAGGAGCAAGAACATTATTTAAATATGATCAATATGGCTAAGGAGGTAATAAGAGAGCCCTTGGTTCGTTTTCAAAGAAACGTTGAAAATGCTGTAAAGGTTTCTGCAAAAATAAAAGCCCTTCAGCAGCTGCTGCAGGAGATACAGGCTGTGCATCGCCTGGAGAGATGGAGTCAAAAATCTTTAGAGGAAGGGAAGCCAGAAAAAGCTAGGGAACATCTGCAGGTTTGCAAGGCTCTGTCAGGGCTTTTGGACCAGATGGAGGAAATTATGGCAGAGGATAACGTTACATCGGCTATTTTTTTGAATATGTTGGAAACCGGTTTTGAAAGCATGAGGCTGGGCCTTGAGCCTTCTTCGTTGGATCAGGTGCTTATCGGCGATCTGGAGAGGACTCGTCCAGGTAATATAAAAATTGCCTTTATCCCCGGGGCCAACGAAGGAACTCTACCCTCCCGGCCGAAAGAAGATGGTATTATTACGGAGCAGGAGAGAGAATTATTAATTGATTCCGGGGTAGACCTGGCCCCGGGAAGCCTCCGGCGCCTGTTTGATAAGCAATTTTTGATATATACAGTGTTAACCCGGGCATCAGAGAGTTTGTGGTTAAGTTATCCCCTGGCCGATGAGGAAGGGAATGCTCTTTTGCCCTCACCCCTGGTGGAGCGTTTAAAAGAGATGATTCCCAGTATACAGGAAATATTTGAGACAGGAAATAGAGATCTTGTTTTGTCAGATATTGTTCATCCTGGAAGCAGTCTAAATTCCCTGGCACGTCAATTAAAATGCTGGCAAAAAGGCCAGAAACTGCACCCGAACTGGTGGGGAATTTACAACTGGTATATAGATAAGGAAGAGTGGAGAGGGCCGGTAAAATATATACTGTCGGGGTTGGCATACAAAAACCGGGAGAACCCCTTGAGGTTAGAGGTTGCCCGGGATCTTTACGGAAAAGGGCTTAAGGCCAGTATTTCCCGCCTTGAAAAATACCGGGCCTGTCCCTTTGCTCATTTTATACAGTATGGGTTGAGGCTTGAGGAAAGAAAAATGTATCGTCTGGAAGTTCCCGATATCGGACAGTTATTCCATGGGGCGCTTTTGAGTTTTGGGGGAAGGGTCCAAGAAGAGGGATTAACTTGGGGAGAACTTTCCCCGGAAAAATGTGTTGAATTAGCAGAGGAAGAGGTAGAAAAGTTGGCTCCCAGGCTTCAAAAAGAAGTGCTTTTTAGTACAGCCCGTTATCGTTATTTAATTAAAAAATTAAAGGATACAATGGGTAGGACCGCAGTGATTTTAGGGAAACATGCTAAAGTGAGCAGTTTTGATCCTGTGGCTTTAGAACTGTCTTTCGGGGTAAAAGGGGTGCTTCCTCCGGTAATATTTAAGCTGCCTGACGGTTTTCAAGTGGTAATGGGGGGAAGAATTGACCGGGTTGACCTGGCCCGGCGTGAAGACGGCACTGCTTATGTGAGGATTATAGATTATAAATCCGGTCGTCCAGAACTAAACCTGGCGGAAATATATCACGGCCTTTCCCTTCAGCTTATGGTATACATGGATGTAGTCTTGACCTATGCCCGGGATTGGTTGGGAGTAGAGGCTGAACCTGCGGGGATATTATACTTTTATGTACATGCTCCACTGATAAAAACAAATAAAATCCTCAAGCCTAAAGAAATTGAAAAAATGATTATCCAACGCTATAAAATGAAAGGGAAAGTGCTGGCGGAGTTGGAGGCAGTTACGCTTATGGACCACAGTCTAAATTCACCGGGTTATTCAGACATTATTCCCGCTGCGGTAAAAAAACAAGGGGGTTTTTATAAGGGTTCTCAAACCATGGATGCTCTCTCATTTGATAGGTTTAGACAGCATGTGCGGCAAAAGTTGACAGAAGCCTCCTGGGGCATTTCCCAGGGAAGAGTGGATATTAAGCCAATACAGATAGGGAAGAAAAAAGCCTGCAGGTTTTGTGCATATAAGGCGGTATGCCAGTTTGACCTTCGGCTGGAGGAAAACTGTTTTGAAGTCCTAAACAGGTGGCCGGATGAAGAGGTAGAGCTTATGCTGGAGAATGGACAAATCCCAAAGGGAGGATCTCAATATGAAGACCGGCAAGGATAAAGCAGGCAGTGACTGGACCCTGGAACAGCGGCAGGCTATAGACTGGAAAGATAGTCATGTTCTGGTTTCTGCCGGGGCAGGTTCCGGCAAGACCCGGGTTTTAGTGGAGCGGATTATAGAAAAAATCACAGATCAAAATAATCCTGAGGAAATAGACAGGTTTCTGGTGGTTACCTTTACCAATGCAGCGGCAGCAGAGATGAAGCGTCGTATAAACCGTGCCCTGCAGGATTCTTTTAAAAATAGACCGGAATCTGCGTATCTTCGCCGCCAACAGATGATCCTTAACCGTGCATCTATATGTACAATTCATTCCTTCTGCATGGAGGTTATGCAGCAGTTTTACTATCTATTGGACCTGGACCCTTCTTTTCGCATTATAGACCAGACCGAGGGAGATTTGCTGCGTCAGGAGGTTCTGGAGCAGGTTATGGAAAATTATTATTTAGATCATACCGAAAATAGTCCTTTTTACAGTTTGGTGGATGCTTACAGCAGCGAAAGAGGAGATGACCATTTAAAAGAATTAGTATTGAAAATGTATGAATTTTCCCGCAGTCATCCTTACCCCAGGGAGTGGCTCTTAAATCAGGTGGAAACATTTCGAATTAAAAACTTGGAGGAGGTGGAACAGAGTCCTTGGGTTAATATTTTGTTAAAGGACACCCGTCTTGAACTAGAAGGAATGATGCAGCAGCTGAAAAAGGCTGAAACTTTATGCAATCAGGCCGGAGGACCCCTCCCCTACTTAGACAATCTCATAAAAGAAAAAGATATGATTGATAAATCACTGCGGGCCTCCAGGGTTTCCTGGGCAGAAATTTATTCATTGCTCAAGCACTGTGATTTTGGAAGGTTAAAGGGCTGTAAGGGAGATGCATATGAGGAAAGCTTAAAAGAAAAAGTGAAACAGCTGCGGGATAAAGTAAAAAGCTCTTTTAAAAAGCTGCAGGAGGAAATTTTTCAATGTTCTCTGGAGGAGTATGCCGTGGAACTGGGGAAAATGGCTCCCCTGATGGAGATATTGGTAAATTTAGTTCTTTCCTTTGAAAAAGCTTATACTGCCCTTAAAAGAGAGAGAGGGGCAGTAGATTTTTCTGACCTGGAACATTGTACTTTGCAGATATTAGGAACTCCTAATCACCATGAAGGTACCGTTACACTAACAGAGGCAGCCAAATACTATCAGGATCGGTTTAATCATGTGATGGTAGACGAATATCAAGATATTAACCTGGTTCAGGAGGCGATTATTAAGAGGGTTTCCCGGGAAGAGGGAGTGGGCGGAAATCTATTTATGGTTGGGGATGTTAAGCAGAGCATATATAGATTCCGACTGGCTGAACCAGAACTCTTCTTGGAAAAGTTGAGTCGGTATAAACAAAAACAGGGAATGGGTAAAACTATAATACTAAATAAAAACTTTCGAAGCAGAAAGGAAGTATTAGAGGGAGTTAATTACCTGTTTCGGCAGATTATGGATGAAGCTGTAGGAGAGATGGATTATGATAGGGAAGCTGAACTTACCAGTGGTATTGTGCCCTGTCTTTCGTCACTAAATGGAGAAGAGGGAGAAGTTAATGAACCTGGTGATTTTATCATTCCTGAAATTGTGATTATTTCCAGGAGTGAACTTCAAAACAAGCCTTGTGCCCAGGGAAACCTCGGCCTGGAAACTCCAAAATGGGAGAAAGATAAAGAGGATACGGAAGAAGATAGTGATGTAGAGGCATTGGAGGATAGGGAAGAACTGGAGAATGCTCAGATGGAGGGTCGTTATATTGCAGAAAAAATAAGAGAGTATATCGGCCGGGGAGATAGAGAACCGGTAAGGTTTTTTTGTAAAAAAGAAAAAAGAATTCGTCCCGTGACTTACAGGGATATAGTAATTTTGCTGCGCTCCGCACCCAACTGGACTTCAATTATACTGGAGGAGCTTCAGCGCTCAGATATTCCGGCCTATGGGGAGCAGAGGTCCGGTTACTTTGAGGCGGTGGAGGTGGAAGTGATGCTCTCACTTCTCAAGGTCATTGATAATCCTTATCAGGATATCCCTTTAGCGGCAGTGCTTCGATCTCCCCTGGCCGGATTATCTGCAGAAGAGATGGCCGTAATTAAAGCTGAGAATATGGGGATGAGTTTTTTCGATGCCCTTACGGTTTTTAACAGTTCAGATCATTATGAGTTGAAGGAAAAGATACAAAGGTTTTTGAAGCGTCTAAAGAAATGGCAGTCCTTTGTCCACCAGGGAGAATTGGGGGAACTTATCTGGAAAATATATCAGGAAACCCGATATTATGAACTGATGGGATGTATGGAGGGGGGGATGCAGAGACAGGCAAATCTCCGGGCGCTTTATGATCGGGCCCGCCAATATGAATCCACCTCTTTTCGAGGCCTATTTCGCTTTTTGCGATTTATTGAAAAATTGAGGGATATGGGGGGAGACCTGGGGGCTGCCCGGACCTTGGGAGAGCAGGAAAACGTGGTTAGAATTATGACCATACATAAAAGCAAAGGATTAGAATTTCCTATTGTGTTTTTGGCGGGCATGGGTAGACAATTCAACCGTAGAGAC contains:
- the addB gene encoding helicase-exonuclease AddAB subunit AddB yields the protein MKGKNKLSLVLGRAGTGKSRFCLEEVRHKLKENPIGEPLIYIVPDQVVFQFEHALASTPGLEGIIRAQVLSFRRLAWKVMQEVGGGALQYIDDFGKGLMIRKILENHKEDLRVLKLAGEKAGTIAKMVEFYNQLKRSRVTLRLFEQHSRCHDKFKDLAFIFLKLEKKLAGLYQDSEDFLELLACSLNHSSYLSNAEIWVDDFYEFTNQEYKVLEGLLTKGLEVTVTLCLDKNYSSKEKIEELSPFYPTALTCRKLNEMVERVGVNAKAIILKSGQMTRFSQRPQLMHLEKNLTLTFPKPYEGKAEDSVGILTAVNRRWEIEHIAGQMIILARDKGYRWRDMSIMAPDLESYKDIISTVFREYDIPFFLEHKRTVLHHPLIEFVRSALEVVCFNWNYDAVFRCIKTELLLPPEEERLQGKNWQEHMWQLENYVLAFGISSDQWQSDKPWDYLQGGALEEEKEKVTEEQEHYLNMINMAKEVIREPLVRFQRNVENAVKVSAKIKALQQLLQEIQAVHRLERWSQKSLEEGKPEKAREHLQVCKALSGLLDQMEEIMAEDNVTSAIFLNMLETGFESMRLGLEPSSLDQVLIGDLERTRPGNIKIAFIPGANEGTLPSRPKEDGIITEQERELLIDSGVDLAPGSLRRLFDKQFLIYTVLTRASESLWLSYPLADEEGNALLPSPLVERLKEMIPSIQEIFETGNRDLVLSDIVHPGSSLNSLARQLKCWQKGQKLHPNWWGIYNWYIDKEEWRGPVKYILSGLAYKNRENPLRLEVARDLYGKGLKASISRLEKYRACPFAHFIQYGLRLEERKMYRLEVPDIGQLFHGALLSFGGRVQEEGLTWGELSPEKCVELAEEEVEKLAPRLQKEVLFSTARYRYLIKKLKDTMGRTAVILGKHAKVSSFDPVALELSFGVKGVLPPVIFKLPDGFQVVMGGRIDRVDLARREDGTAYVRIIDYKSGRPELNLAEIYHGLSLQLMVYMDVVLTYARDWLGVEAEPAGILYFYVHAPLIKTNKILKPKEIEKMIIQRYKMKGKVLAELEAVTLMDHSLNSPGYSDIIPAAVKKQGGFYKGSQTMDALSFDRFRQHVRQKLTEASWGISQGRVDIKPIQIGKKKACRFCAYKAVCQFDLRLEENCFEVLNRWPDEEVELMLENGQIPKGGSQYEDRQG
- a CDS encoding UvrD-helicase domain-containing protein translates to MKTGKDKAGSDWTLEQRQAIDWKDSHVLVSAGAGSGKTRVLVERIIEKITDQNNPEEIDRFLVVTFTNAAAAEMKRRINRALQDSFKNRPESAYLRRQQMILNRASICTIHSFCMEVMQQFYYLLDLDPSFRIIDQTEGDLLRQEVLEQVMENYYLDHTENSPFYSLVDAYSSERGDDHLKELVLKMYEFSRSHPYPREWLLNQVETFRIKNLEEVEQSPWVNILLKDTRLELEGMMQQLKKAETLCNQAGGPLPYLDNLIKEKDMIDKSLRASRVSWAEIYSLLKHCDFGRLKGCKGDAYEESLKEKVKQLRDKVKSSFKKLQEEIFQCSLEEYAVELGKMAPLMEILVNLVLSFEKAYTALKRERGAVDFSDLEHCTLQILGTPNHHEGTVTLTEAAKYYQDRFNHVMVDEYQDINLVQEAIIKRVSREEGVGGNLFMVGDVKQSIYRFRLAEPELFLEKLSRYKQKQGMGKTIILNKNFRSRKEVLEGVNYLFRQIMDEAVGEMDYDREAELTSGIVPCLSSLNGEEGEVNEPGDFIIPEIVIISRSELQNKPCAQGNLGLETPKWEKDKEDTEEDSDVEALEDREELENAQMEGRYIAEKIREYIGRGDREPVRFFCKKEKRIRPVTYRDIVILLRSAPNWTSIILEELQRSDIPAYGEQRSGYFEAVEVEVMLSLLKVIDNPYQDIPLAAVLRSPLAGLSAEEMAVIKAENMGMSFFDALTVFNSSDHYELKEKIQRFLKRLKKWQSFVHQGELGELIWKIYQETRYYELMGCMEGGMQRQANLRALYDRARQYESTSFRGLFRFLRFIEKLRDMGGDLGAARTLGEQENVVRIMTIHKSKGLEFPIVFLAGMGRQFNRRDLHGDFLLHKKLGFGPKRVDMDKKVIYPTLPFLAVKKRLGMEMLAEEMRVLYVAMTRAEEKLIMVGTVNDLCKETIKWSGTLVQDKISKKVIFSSYARASAKSYLDWVGPSMLNHPAAEKLRDLLPNVESFSGEPKKEGSRWKVTLLSCGDLTVDEKLKDYGYKDGMTAECLEKIIKLEPVPLEDEGFGDIDRNLSWRYPYVNSVGQPAKMTVSELKNRHQEHMEGDYLAQHTLSEKQNFHPHFFFPKTEDLTPVERGMAYHTVMQHINLGLSFSRESICRQLEQMVGCGILSHSEIELVNTEDIFKFFSSPLGERMKKARDVYREVPFTLSVPPSEMLLRKKSKGHNSELLLIHEDDRLILQGVVDCILVEKEGLIIIDYKSDDTSRLTQDALKKKYHYQLTLYGQAVEKIWRVKVMEKFLYFFNGGFAVPLK